From a single Streptomyces liliifuscus genomic region:
- a CDS encoding Crp/Fnr family transcriptional regulator, with amino-acid sequence MDDVLRRAPLFAALDDEQAAELRASMSEVTLARGDALFHEGDPGDRLYVVTEGKVKLHRTSPDGRENMLAVLGPGELIGELSLFDPGPRTATASALTEVKLLGLGHGDLQPWLNARPEVAAALLRAVARRLRKTNDQMSDLVFSDVPGRVARALLDLSRRFGVQSEEGIHVVHDLTQEELAQLVGASRETVNKALADFAGRGWLRLEARAVILLDVERLAKRSR; translated from the coding sequence GTGGACGACGTTCTGCGGCGCGCCCCGCTCTTCGCGGCGCTCGATGACGAGCAGGCCGCGGAGCTCCGCGCCTCCATGAGTGAGGTGACCCTCGCGCGCGGAGACGCGCTCTTTCACGAGGGCGACCCCGGAGACCGCCTGTACGTGGTCACCGAGGGCAAGGTGAAGCTCCACCGCACATCCCCCGACGGCCGCGAGAACATGCTGGCGGTCCTCGGCCCCGGCGAGCTCATCGGCGAGCTGTCGCTGTTCGACCCGGGCCCGCGCACGGCGACCGCCTCCGCGCTGACCGAGGTCAAGCTGCTCGGCCTCGGCCACGGCGACCTCCAGCCCTGGCTGAACGCGCGGCCCGAGGTGGCCGCCGCCCTGCTGCGTGCCGTCGCCCGGCGTCTGCGCAAGACCAACGACCAGATGTCCGACCTGGTCTTCTCCGACGTGCCGGGCCGAGTGGCCCGAGCGCTCCTGGACCTCTCGCGCCGCTTCGGCGTGCAGTCCGAGGAGGGCATCCACGTCGTGCACGACCTGACCCAGGAGGAGCTGGCCCAGCTCGTCGGCGCCTCCCGAGAGACGGTCAACAAGGCGCTCGCCGACTTCGCGGGCCGCGGCTGGCTCCGCCTGGAGGCCCGCGCGGTCATCCTGCTGGACGTGGAGCGCCTCGCGAAGCGCTCGCGCTAA
- the nth gene encoding endonuclease III produces the protein MAATAKKAAAVKRAASARKAAAPSRKTAAASKKAAASKGAASKGAAKKTAPAKAVAKKSSPAKAAGRKSTPAEKLAPAKKPVPAKKAVPAAVTPAKRAPAKATPAKAAKAVPAKATPTKATPTKVAPAKPPRNESHTALVRRARRINRELAEVYPYAHPELDFENPFQLVVATVLSAQTTDLRVNQTTPALFGKYPTPEDLAGANPEEVEEILRPTGFFRAKTKSVIGLSRALRDDFGGEVPGRLEDLVKLPGVGRKTAFVVLGNAFGRPGITVDTHFQRLVRRWQWTDRTEPDKIEAAIGGLFPKSEWTMLSHHVIFHGRRICHARKPACGACPIAPLCPAYGEGETDPEKAQKLLKYEKGGFPGQRLNPPQSYLDAGGIPAPPLGATMPSASAPSAPESAASAPGAPSSAAPAPGSPVREVG, from the coding sequence ATGGCCGCGACCGCGAAGAAGGCTGCCGCCGTCAAGAGAGCCGCATCCGCCAGGAAGGCCGCCGCCCCGAGCCGGAAGACCGCTGCCGCGAGCAAGAAGGCGGCCGCCTCGAAGGGGGCCGCCTCGAAGGGGGCCGCCAAGAAGACCGCACCGGCGAAGGCGGTGGCCAAGAAGAGCTCGCCCGCGAAGGCGGCCGGCAGGAAGTCCACGCCTGCCGAAAAGCTCGCGCCCGCCAAGAAACCCGTACCCGCGAAGAAAGCCGTGCCCGCCGCAGTGACCCCCGCCAAACGCGCCCCCGCAAAAGCCACGCCCGCCAAAGCAGCCAAAGCGGTACCCGCCAAAGCCACCCCCACCAAAGCCACCCCCACCAAAGTCGCCCCCGCCAAGCCTCCCCGGAACGAGTCGCACACGGCTCTCGTCCGGCGGGCGCGGCGTATCAACCGTGAGCTCGCCGAGGTGTACCCGTACGCACACCCGGAGCTGGACTTCGAGAACCCCTTCCAACTGGTGGTCGCCACGGTCCTGTCGGCGCAGACGACGGACCTGAGGGTGAACCAGACGACGCCGGCCCTCTTCGGGAAGTACCCCACGCCCGAGGACCTGGCCGGGGCGAACCCGGAGGAGGTCGAGGAGATCCTCCGGCCGACCGGGTTCTTCCGGGCCAAGACCAAGTCGGTGATAGGGCTCTCCAGGGCCCTGCGGGACGACTTCGGGGGCGAGGTCCCCGGCCGCCTCGAAGACCTCGTCAAACTGCCCGGCGTGGGCCGCAAGACCGCCTTCGTGGTCCTCGGCAACGCCTTCGGCCGCCCCGGCATCACCGTGGACACCCACTTCCAGCGGCTCGTACGACGCTGGCAGTGGACCGACCGGACGGAGCCCGACAAGATCGAGGCGGCCATCGGCGGGCTCTTCCCGAAGAGCGAGTGGACGATGCTCTCGCACCACGTGATCTTCCACGGCCGCCGTATCTGCCACGCCCGCAAGCCCGCCTGCGGTGCCTGCCCGATCGCCCCGCTCTGCCCGGCGTACGGAGAGGGTGAGACGGACCCGGAGAAGGCCCAGAAGCTTCTGAAGTACGAGAAGGGCGGCTTCCCGGGCCAGCGCCTCAACCCTCCGCAGTCGTACCTCGACGCGGGCGGCATCCCCGCACCCCCGCTGGGAGCGACCATGCCAAGCGCCTCCGCGCCCAGCGCACCCGAGTCCGCCGCCTCCGCCCCCGGCGCACCCTCCTCCGCAGCCCCCGCGCCCGGTTCACCCGTGCGGGAGGTCGGATGA
- a CDS encoding NUDIX hydrolase: MTRASRTHDMQDGDLVLTKDGLPGWLDPVVRAVETVEPLQLSRFLPPEDGGGRQSAVLILFGEGESGPELLLMERASSLRSHAGQPSFPGGALDPEDGDPKADGPLRAALREAEEETGLDPSGVQLFGVLPKLYIPVSGFVVTPVLGWWREPTPVGVVDPAETARVFTVPVADLTDPGNRATAVHPRGHAGPAFLVESALVWGFTAGIIDRLLHYAGWERPWDRDKQVPLDWRA; this comes from the coding sequence ATGACGCGCGCGAGTCGTACGCACGACATGCAGGACGGCGATCTGGTCCTGACCAAGGACGGCCTGCCGGGCTGGCTGGACCCGGTGGTGCGGGCCGTGGAGACGGTCGAGCCGCTCCAACTGAGCCGCTTCCTGCCGCCGGAGGACGGTGGCGGGCGCCAGTCGGCCGTGCTGATCCTGTTCGGTGAGGGCGAGTCCGGCCCCGAACTGCTGCTCATGGAGCGCGCGAGTTCGCTCAGGTCGCATGCCGGGCAGCCGTCCTTCCCCGGCGGCGCCCTCGACCCCGAGGACGGCGACCCGAAGGCCGACGGGCCGCTGCGGGCCGCTCTCCGCGAGGCCGAGGAGGAGACCGGGCTCGACCCCAGCGGTGTCCAGCTCTTCGGCGTGCTCCCGAAGCTCTACATCCCGGTGAGCGGCTTCGTGGTCACCCCGGTGCTCGGCTGGTGGCGCGAGCCGACACCGGTCGGCGTGGTCGATCCGGCGGAGACGGCCCGCGTCTTCACGGTCCCCGTGGCGGATCTCACGGACCCCGGCAACCGCGCGACGGCCGTGCACCCGCGCGGCCACGCAGGTCCGGCATTCCTGGTCGAATCCGCCCTGGTCTGGGGCTTCACGGCCGGAATCATCGACCGCCTCCTGCACTACGCGGGCTGGGAACGACCTTGGGACCGCGACAAGCAGGTCCCGCTCGACTGGCGCGCATGA
- a CDS encoding MarP family serine protease, whose translation MNVLDILLLVAAVWFAIVGYRQGFVVGILSVIGFLGGGLVAVYLLPVIWGAVTDDAEVGTTAAVVAVVVVIVCASVGQALTTHLGNKLRRYITWSPARALDATGGALVNVVAMLLVAWLIGSALAGTTLPTLGKEVRGSKVMLGVDRALPNQADTWFADFSSVLAQNGFPQVFSPFSNEPINEVDPPDPALASSPVAARAQRSIVKVTGTAQSCGKVLEGTGFVFGPRRVMTNAHVVGGVNEPYVQIGGEGKRYAAKVVLYDWERDIAVLDVPDLNAPALKFTTEEATRGDDAIVAGFPENGSYTVNPARVRGPITANGPDIYHRGTVQRKVYSVFATVRQGNSGGPLLTAKGEVYGVVFAKSLDDENTGYALTVDEVQEDITKGRTANQQVGSDSCAL comes from the coding sequence GTGAACGTGCTGGACATCCTGTTGCTGGTCGCCGCCGTGTGGTTCGCGATCGTGGGCTATCGCCAGGGGTTCGTCGTAGGCATCCTGTCGGTGATCGGATTCCTGGGCGGCGGTCTCGTCGCGGTCTACCTCCTGCCGGTCATCTGGGGCGCGGTGACGGACGACGCGGAGGTCGGCACGACCGCGGCCGTCGTCGCCGTGGTCGTCGTGATCGTCTGCGCCTCGGTCGGCCAGGCCCTCACCACCCATCTCGGCAACAAACTGCGCCGGTACATCACCTGGTCCCCGGCCCGCGCCCTGGACGCCACGGGCGGCGCCCTCGTCAACGTCGTGGCGATGCTCCTCGTCGCCTGGCTGATCGGCTCGGCCCTGGCCGGTACGACACTGCCGACGCTCGGCAAGGAGGTCCGCGGCTCCAAGGTGATGCTCGGCGTGGACCGGGCTCTGCCCAACCAGGCCGACACCTGGTTCGCCGACTTCTCCTCGGTCCTCGCGCAGAACGGCTTCCCGCAGGTCTTCAGCCCGTTCTCGAACGAGCCGATCAACGAGGTGGATCCCCCCGACCCGGCCCTCGCGAGCAGCCCGGTCGCCGCACGCGCCCAGCGCTCCATCGTCAAGGTCACCGGCACCGCCCAGAGCTGCGGCAAGGTCCTCGAAGGCACCGGCTTCGTCTTCGGCCCGCGCCGCGTGATGACCAACGCCCATGTGGTGGGCGGCGTGAACGAGCCGTACGTCCAGATAGGCGGCGAGGGCAAGCGGTACGCAGCGAAGGTCGTGCTCTACGACTGGGAGCGCGACATCGCCGTACTCGACGTGCCCGATCTGAACGCGCCCGCCCTGAAGTTCACCACCGAGGAAGCGACCAGGGGGGACGACGCGATCGTCGCGGGCTTCCCGGAGAACGGCTCGTACACGGTCAACCCGGCGCGGGTGCGCGGCCCCATCACGGCCAACGGCCCGGACATCTACCACCGGGGCACCGTGCAGCGGAAGGTCTACTCCGTGTTCGCGACCGTGCGCCAGGGCAACTCCGGCGGCCCGCTGCTCACCGCGAAGGGCGAGGTGTACGGCGTGGTGTTCGCGAAGTCCCTCGACGACGAGAACACGGGGTACGCGCTGACCGTGGACGAGGTCCAGGAGGACATCACCAAGGGTCGTACCGCCAACCAGCAGGTGGGCAGCGACAGCTGCGCGCTGTAG
- a CDS encoding alpha/beta fold hydrolase produces MTDPASSSAQPTSVVRLDVPGGKQVTHRDVAANGARFHIAEMGDGPLVLLLHGFPQFWWTWRHQLVALSDAGFRAVAMDLRGIGGSDRTPRGYDPANLALDITGVVRSLGEPDAALVGHDLGGYLAWTAAVMRPKLVRRLVVSSMPHPRRWRSAMLSDMKQTAAGSYIWGFQRPWIPERQLLADEGALVGELIRDWSGPRLPDDEAVEAYRRAMLIPSTAHCSLEPYRWMVRSMARPDGIQFNRRMKRPVRVPTLHLHGSLDPVMRTRSAAGSGEYVEAPYRWRLFDGLGHFPHEEDPVAFSTELVNWLKDPEPDR; encoded by the coding sequence ATGACGGATCCCGCCTCATCCTCGGCGCAACCCACCTCGGTCGTACGGCTCGACGTTCCCGGCGGGAAACAGGTGACCCACCGGGATGTCGCGGCCAACGGCGCGCGCTTCCACATCGCCGAGATGGGCGACGGGCCGCTGGTCCTGCTGCTGCACGGCTTCCCGCAGTTCTGGTGGACCTGGCGGCATCAGCTGGTGGCGCTCTCCGACGCGGGCTTCCGCGCGGTCGCGATGGATCTGCGGGGCATCGGCGGCAGCGACCGCACCCCGCGCGGCTACGACCCCGCGAACCTCGCCCTCGACATCACCGGCGTCGTACGGTCCCTCGGTGAGCCCGACGCCGCGCTGGTCGGCCACGACCTCGGCGGCTATCTGGCGTGGACCGCGGCCGTGATGCGGCCCAAGCTGGTCCGCCGGCTCGTGGTCTCCTCGATGCCGCACCCCCGGCGCTGGCGCTCCGCGATGCTCTCGGACATGAAGCAGACCGCGGCCGGCTCCTACATCTGGGGCTTCCAGCGGCCCTGGATCCCCGAGCGCCAACTGCTCGCCGACGAGGGGGCCCTGGTCGGCGAACTCATCCGGGACTGGTCAGGGCCGCGGTTGCCGGACGACGAGGCCGTGGAGGCGTACCGGCGGGCGATGCTGATCCCGTCGACGGCGCACTGCTCGCTTGAGCCCTACCGGTGGATGGTCCGCTCGATGGCCCGTCCGGACGGTATCCAGTTCAACCGCCGGATGAAGCGGCCGGTGCGGGTGCCGACGCTGCATCTGCACGGCTCGCTCGATCCGGTGATGCGCACGCGGAGTGCCGCGGGGTCCGGGGAGTACGTCGAAGCGCCGTACCGCTGGCGCCTGTTCGACGGGCTCGGACACTTTCCCCACGAGGAGGATCCCGTGGCCTTCTCCACCGAATTGGTGAACTGGCTGAAGGACCCCGAGCCGGACCGCTGA
- a CDS encoding phage holin family protein — MSAPDGSPVGAERSIGQLFASATTEMSALVHDEIALAKAQLKRDVKRGAVGGGAFAAAGAVLIFSLPMLSFALAYGIRTWSDWNLAVCFLLSFAANVVVAGVLALIGVVFAKKAKKGQGPQKTAASVKESAAVLQNVKPHPRQVTAADPVGDTVKAVARSSS, encoded by the coding sequence ATGAGCGCACCCGACGGCAGCCCGGTCGGCGCCGAACGCAGCATCGGCCAGCTGTTCGCCTCGGCGACGACCGAGATGTCCGCGCTGGTGCACGACGAGATCGCACTGGCGAAGGCGCAGCTCAAGCGGGACGTCAAACGCGGAGCGGTGGGCGGCGGCGCGTTCGCGGCCGCCGGTGCGGTACTGATCTTCTCCCTGCCCATGCTGAGCTTCGCCCTGGCGTACGGCATCCGCACCTGGAGCGACTGGAACCTGGCGGTCTGCTTCCTGCTGTCGTTCGCCGCGAACGTGGTGGTCGCGGGCGTCCTCGCGCTGATCGGCGTGGTCTTCGCGAAGAAGGCCAAGAAGGGCCAGGGACCGCAGAAGACGGCCGCCTCGGTCAAGGAATCGGCGGCCGTACTGCAGAACGTGAAGCCGCACCCCCGTCAGGTGACCGCGGCCGACCCGGTCGGTGACACCGTCAAGGCTGTGGCACGCTCGTCCTCATGA
- the nhaA gene encoding Na+/H+ antiporter NhaA → MLSDAYRPEVDLVPAPGKNHKVLGRLSLPERTFVADALRTETVGGVLLLAAAIAALIWANTPIRESYESVREFHVGPAALGLDLSIEHWAADGLLAVFFFVAGIELKRELVAGDLRDPRAAALPVVAALCGMAVPALVYTLVNVTGGGSLDGWAVPTATDIAFALAVLAVIGTSLPSALRAFLLTLAVVDDLFAILIIAVFFTEDLNFAALGGAVVGLVVFWLLLRGGVRGWYVYVPLALVIWGLMYNSGIHATVAGVAMGLMLRCTTHKDEGEQRSPGERIEHLVRPLSAGLAVPLFALFSAGVAVSGGALGDVFTRPETLGVVLGLVVGKAVGIFGGTWLTARFTRASLSDDLAWPDVFAVSSLAGIGFTVSLLIGELAFAGDKALTDEVKAAVLLGSLIAAVLSCVLLKIRNAKYRRLWEDEERDEDLDGIPDIYEQDNPAYHLRMAEIHERKAAEHRRLAEVTGGASEENDGPA, encoded by the coding sequence GTGCTCAGTGATGCCTACCGACCGGAGGTCGATCTCGTGCCCGCGCCCGGCAAGAACCACAAGGTCCTCGGACGGCTCTCCCTGCCCGAGCGGACCTTCGTCGCGGACGCGCTGCGCACCGAGACGGTCGGCGGCGTCCTCCTGCTCGCCGCCGCGATCGCCGCGCTGATCTGGGCGAACACCCCGATCCGGGAGAGCTACGAGTCGGTCAGGGAGTTCCACGTCGGACCCGCCGCACTCGGCCTGGACCTCTCCATCGAGCACTGGGCCGCCGACGGCCTCCTCGCGGTCTTCTTCTTCGTCGCCGGTATCGAGCTCAAGCGCGAGCTGGTCGCCGGTGACCTCAGGGACCCGCGGGCCGCCGCGCTCCCGGTCGTCGCCGCGCTGTGCGGCATGGCCGTGCCCGCGCTCGTCTACACCCTGGTCAACGTCACCGGCGGCGGCTCGCTCGACGGCTGGGCCGTACCGACCGCGACCGACATCGCCTTCGCGCTCGCCGTCCTCGCCGTCATCGGTACGTCGCTGCCGAGCGCCCTGCGTGCCTTCCTGCTCACGCTCGCCGTCGTCGACGACCTCTTCGCGATCCTGATCATCGCGGTGTTCTTCACCGAGGACCTGAACTTCGCGGCGCTCGGCGGCGCCGTCGTCGGCCTCGTCGTCTTCTGGCTGCTGCTGCGCGGGGGCGTACGCGGCTGGTACGTGTACGTGCCGCTCGCCCTGGTGATCTGGGGGCTGATGTACAACAGCGGCATCCACGCCACGGTCGCCGGTGTCGCGATGGGTCTGATGCTGCGCTGCACCACCCACAAGGACGAAGGCGAGCAGCGTTCGCCCGGCGAGCGCATCGAGCATCTCGTACGCCCCCTGTCGGCGGGCCTCGCCGTACCGCTGTTCGCGCTGTTCAGCGCCGGGGTCGCGGTGTCCGGCGGCGCGCTCGGCGATGTGTTCACCCGGCCGGAGACCCTCGGTGTCGTGCTCGGTCTGGTCGTCGGCAAGGCGGTCGGCATCTTCGGCGGCACCTGGCTGACGGCCCGCTTCACCAGGGCCTCGCTCTCCGACGACCTGGCCTGGCCCGACGTCTTCGCGGTGTCCTCGCTCGCAGGCATCGGCTTCACCGTCTCGCTGCTCATCGGGGAACTCGCCTTCGCGGGCGACAAGGCGCTCACCGACGAGGTCAAGGCCGCCGTCCTGCTGGGCTCCCTGATCGCGGCCGTCCTGTCGTGCGTCCTGCTGAAGATACGCAACGCCAAGTACCGCAGGCTGTGGGAGGACGAGGAGCGCGACGAAGACCTCGACGGCATCCCCGACATCTACGAACAGGACAACCCCGCCTACCACCTGCGGATGGCCGAGATCCACGAGCGCAAGGCCGCCGAGCACCGGAGGCTTGCCGAAGTGACGGGCGGGGCAAGCGAGGAGAACGACGGTCCGGCATGA
- the acs gene encoding acetate--CoA ligase, which yields MAWDTTDTLGKGDVVSNESLANLLKEERRFAPPADLAANANVTAEAYEQAKADRLGFWAAQARRLTWATEPTETLDWSNPPFAKWFKDGKLNVAYNCVDRHVEAGNGDRVAIHFEGEPGDGRAITYAELKDEVSRAANALTELGVEKGDRVAIYLPMIPEAVVSMLACARIGAAHSVVFGGFSADAIATRIQDADAKLVITSDGGYRRGKPSALKPAVDEAVSRVDGVDKVLVVRRTGQDVAWTEGRDVWWHEITARQSAEHTPEAFDAEHPLFILYTSGTTGKPKGILHTSGGYLTQAAYTHHAVFDLKPETDVYWCTADIGWVTGHSYITYGPLANGATQVMYEGTPDTPHQGRFWEIVQKYGVTILYTAPTAIRTFMKWGDDIPAKFDLSSLRVLGSVGEPINPEAWIWYRKHIGGDRTPIVDTWWQTETGAMMISPLPGVTETKPGSAQRALPGISATVVDDEAREVPDGGGGYLVLTEPWPSMLRTIWGDDQRFLDTYWSRFEGKYFAGDGAKKDDDGDIWLLGRVDDVMLVSGHNISTTEVESALVSHPSVAEAAVVGAADETTGQAIVAFVILRGTASETDSLVGDLRDHVSKALGPIAKPKRILPVAELPKTRSGKIMRRLLRDVAENRQLGDVTTLTDSTVMDLIQSKLPAAPSED from the coding sequence GTGGCCTGGGACACAACGGACACCCTGGGAAAGGGAGATGTCGTGAGCAACGAAAGCCTGGCCAACCTGCTGAAGGAAGAGCGCAGGTTCGCGCCGCCCGCCGACCTGGCCGCGAACGCCAACGTCACCGCGGAGGCGTATGAGCAGGCCAAGGCTGACAGGCTCGGCTTCTGGGCCGCGCAGGCCCGCCGGCTGACCTGGGCCACCGAGCCGACCGAGACGCTGGACTGGTCGAACCCGCCGTTCGCCAAGTGGTTCAAGGACGGCAAGCTCAACGTCGCGTACAACTGCGTGGACCGGCACGTCGAGGCGGGGAACGGCGACCGGGTCGCCATCCACTTCGAGGGCGAGCCGGGTGACGGCCGCGCCATCACCTACGCCGAGCTGAAGGACGAGGTCTCCCGCGCGGCGAACGCCCTGACGGAACTCGGGGTCGAGAAGGGCGACCGGGTCGCCATCTACCTGCCGATGATCCCCGAGGCCGTCGTCTCGATGCTGGCCTGCGCCCGCATCGGCGCCGCGCACTCCGTGGTCTTCGGCGGCTTCTCGGCCGACGCCATCGCCACCCGCATCCAGGACGCCGACGCCAAGCTGGTCATCACCTCCGACGGCGGCTACCGCCGAGGCAAGCCCTCCGCGCTCAAGCCGGCCGTCGACGAGGCGGTCTCCCGGGTCGACGGCGTGGACAAGGTGCTCGTCGTGCGCCGTACGGGCCAGGACGTCGCGTGGACCGAGGGCCGTGACGTCTGGTGGCACGAGATCACGGCCAGGCAGTCCGCCGAGCACACCCCCGAGGCGTTCGACGCCGAGCACCCGCTGTTCATCCTCTACACCTCGGGGACGACGGGTAAGCCGAAGGGCATCCTGCACACCTCCGGCGGCTACCTCACCCAGGCCGCGTACACCCACCACGCCGTCTTCGACCTCAAGCCGGAGACCGACGTCTACTGGTGCACGGCCGACATCGGCTGGGTCACCGGCCACTCGTACATCACGTACGGGCCGCTGGCGAACGGCGCGACACAGGTGATGTACGAGGGCACGCCGGACACCCCGCACCAGGGGCGCTTCTGGGAGATCGTGCAGAAGTACGGCGTGACGATCCTCTACACGGCGCCGACGGCCATCCGTACGTTCATGAAGTGGGGCGACGACATCCCCGCGAAGTTCGATCTCAGCAGCCTGCGGGTGCTGGGGTCCGTCGGTGAGCCGATCAACCCCGAGGCGTGGATCTGGTACCGCAAGCACATCGGCGGCGACCGCACGCCGATCGTGGACACCTGGTGGCAGACCGAGACCGGCGCGATGATGATCTCGCCGCTGCCGGGCGTGACCGAGACCAAGCCGGGGTCCGCGCAGCGCGCGCTGCCGGGGATCTCGGCGACCGTCGTCGACGACGAGGCGCGCGAAGTGCCCGACGGCGGTGGCGGTTACCTCGTGCTCACCGAGCCGTGGCCGTCGATGCTGCGCACCATCTGGGGCGACGACCAGCGGTTCCTCGACACGTACTGGTCACGCTTCGAGGGCAAGTACTTCGCGGGCGACGGCGCCAAGAAGGACGACGACGGCGACATCTGGCTGCTCGGCCGGGTGGACGACGTGATGCTCGTGTCCGGGCACAACATCTCGACCACCGAGGTCGAGTCGGCGCTCGTCTCGCACCCGTCGGTCGCCGAGGCGGCGGTCGTGGGCGCGGCCGACGAGACGACCGGCCAGGCGATCGTGGCCTTCGTGATCCTGCGCGGTACGGCGTCGGAGACCGACAGCCTCGTGGGCGACCTGCGCGACCACGTCTCGAAGGCGCTGGGCCCGATCGCCAAGCCGAAGCGGATCCTGCCGGTGGCCGAGCTGCCCAAGACCCGTTCGGGCAAGATCATGCGCCGGCTGCTGCGTGATGTCGCGGAGAACCGTCAGCTCGGTGACGTCACCACGCTCACCGACTCCACGGTGATGGACCTCATCCAGTCGAAGCTCCCGGCGGCGCCCAGCGAGGACTGA